cctgggttaggaagatcccttggagaagggagaggctatacactccagtattctggcatggagaattccatggactgtatagtcaatgggttTACAAAGAGTAGGCCAAGACTgaataactttcactttcacacttttcactACAAAACTGGGGCTCCGAAGTAGATTTTCCTTCTATATCTCACACAATATGGGAAAGGAGGGCTATAAGCATATCAAATTATAATGAGGGTGTTGAGGGTACTTCAAAGAGAATTACTGCAAAATTTTGAATGTCTGTTAAATACTATCCGTTGGTCTACAGAGTCTACTTTGTGCTGGTTCTATTGATATCAAAAAAGACATGAGCAGTCACTGTGCATCTGAGAAACTTAAAGAAAATTACTATGGAAAATAGCCATACAATTCAATAACTGAAGTGCGAGGTGTAAATCCATTAGAAATACTGGGATTTACCCATCAAAATTTAAGTGAGGTAACTAACAGCAATAAACTGTATCTGGGAAATGTATTCAAGTAATGAAAACCAAATTTACATTGAatgtttgtcattgttttttaaCAAATTCCTCTTGAGACAAATTAAACTGTGCAGTGGATGCAATCCCTATGGTCTCTAGTCAGAGTAGAAATATGGCCTGTTTTATAACCATGTTATAATTGGGAATTGTCAGAAGTCTAGAAGACTGACAAGGAAACGGAAGTTTTTCTTGTGGTTCTTGGTATGTTCTCCCACTTAAAATTTTTGTACAATTACATTGAGAATATAGAAAGGACATTctggtggttttgatttccatggaTTTTAGTTACCAAGTTATGATTTtatcatattaaaataaaatgactaaaatatGTAAGAAAATGAATAGGTAGATGCCTAGAAATATTCACCCTTTCAAACGCTTAGTGTAAATTTAAGGGAAAATTATAGAATTCAGAAGACCAGAACATAGTACCTTTGCAATTTACTCTCTACACTTATCTTTTATGTGACTCCTTTACACTCCATGGTAAAGATTTTCCCTGAGATGTCGAAGACCTGGGTACAATctctggataaggaagatatcctaagaacagaatggcaactcactccagtattcttgcctggagatttccaaaAATAGAGGAATTTGGTGgtctacagtcgatggggtcacaaagagtccaaaacAACTGAAGTGGCTAACACTTTTATAATTAGAAAGCTTTCATATATATCACACACCTAACAGTCTGTGTATATGATTAGAATAACAACAAGGTAAAAAGAAATCATGAGAGGATGTAATTTAAAGCCGCTGTTTTCTCTAAACTTCTATGAAATTCCAGAACTCAAAATCGGGAATAAATACTGGATCAATTATGCTgggtgcatgcatacatgctaagtcgcttcagtatgtctgactctgcaatcgtatggactggagcccactagggtcctctgtccatggacttctccagcaaaaatactagagtgactgccatctccttctccaggggtttttctTAACCATTTCAAAACTTTTAGCAAAGGAATACAAGTGTCTAGGTCTCATATCAGACCACTGACCCTAGAAAGTTCCACAGAGACCTATGCTAGGTGACCGGATGCTTTTAGGTGTTACTTCTGCACCCTCTGCTCTCTCCACAGATGTCTAGCTCTGAGCCTATAATGAGTGGAAACCAGTCCCTCTGCACCCACTTCACATTTGTAGCATTTTCCTCTCTAGCAGAGTTACAACCTGTGCTCTTCATTGTGTTCTTAACCATATACTTGTTTACCATGGGAGGAAATCTTCTCATCATTGGCTTGATTTGGGGCACCCCTTCCTTGCACACtcccatgtatttcttcctggttaaCCTCTCCTTTCTGGAGATGTGCTATATCACTAGTGTGGTGCCTCAGATGCTGGTGCACTTGCTTGTGGAGACCAAGATCATAAGCGTGGCAAGCTGTGCAGCTCAGATGTATGTATTTAGCATCTTGGGACTGACAGAATGCTGCCTGCTAGCAGCCATGGCTTATGACCGCTTTGTAGCTATTTGCCACCCTCTGCATTACTCTCTCCTGATGGGCCCTGGTGTGTGTTTGAAATTGGCTGCAGCATCTTGGACCACTGGGGTCATGGTAGAATCAGCCCAGACCACATGGATCTTCACTCTGCCCTTCTGTGGAACAGGAAGGATCCAGCACTTTTTTTGTGACATCATGCCAGTAGTGGAACTAGCTTGTGTTGATACCTCCCACAATGAAATTGTGATGTTTGTTCTCTCCATGCTCTTTATCATGACCCCCTGTCTCCTCATTCTGTGCTCCTATGTGCGCATTCTGGTGACCATCCTGAGAATCCCTTCAGCCACTGGCAGAAGCAAAGCTTTCTCCACTTGCTCATCTCATATCCTGGTTGTTTCTCTCTTCTATGGTACTGCCTTGTTCACTTACCTCCAACCAAAGGCAGCACACACTCCAGAAACAGACAAGGCAACTGCACTCATGTACACAGTGGTCACGCCTGCTCTGAATCCAGTTATCTACACCTTGAGGAACAAGGAAGTGAAGGAAGCCTTTCAAAGACTAACACCAAGAAGCACTCTGAGTCTAACACCATGAGGGACTTATAGGATGGCAACTAAGTAACGCATTtgcctgttttatgtttttcaatGTGTTTAAGCAAAAGAGAAATATGCAGTAGGATCATTAAAATGTATATCATTTGTGCAATCAATTATTCAATCAACAAAAATTCTGAGCAAGTCCTATGTCTTGGACACCACTCCTTTTTCTGACTACCACGGAAATGGCATTAAGGTTAGTGTGTTTCACATCTTTTGagtaaagacaaaaaaatatttctatggaaaatattgaaaaatgaaaacaaggaaattaatacatttttgtgTCAAATAT
This window of the Bos taurus isolate L1 Dominette 01449 registration number 42190680 breed Hereford chromosome 5, ARS-UCD2.0, whole genome shotgun sequence genome carries:
- the OR10U1 gene encoding olfactory receptor 10C1; translation: MSGNQSLCTHFTFVAFSSLAELQPVLFIVFLTIYLFTMGGNLLIIGLIWGTPSLHTPMYFFLVNLSFLEMCYITSVVPQMLVHLLVETKIISVASCAAQMYVFSILGLTECCLLAAMAYDRFVAICHPLHYSLLMGPGVCLKLAAASWTTGVMVESAQTTWIFTLPFCGTGRIQHFFCDIMPVVELACVDTSHNEIVMFVLSMLFIMTPCLLILCSYVRILVTILRIPSATGRSKAFSTCSSHILVVSLFYGTALFTYLQPKAAHTPETDKATALMYTVVTPALNPVIYTLRNKEVKEAFQRLTPRSTLSLTP